The following proteins are encoded in a genomic region of Paenibacillus sp. FSL H3-0469:
- the liaF gene encoding cell wall-active antibiotics response protein LiaF, translating to MKRRFTSQVLGGLLLIGLGGMFLLRQMGYTDFSLGSLISTYWPVILIVMGVQRFLAPDEQHSRFSATLGGFIYLAIGVFFLGRNLDWFYYSASDFFKMLIPVMLIGGGLSVIFRPRRNTPPVPPAPPSPPGYYPPGPGKSPLDTAPPAPLESTLDQQFEQKFGKPAGSVDRNWNDYLHKNEEDADGNPLHASADTRWEEKQERQERRRQERQERHARRHGEWHEEFQDSGHDKDATNRSAFIGDVHMGKEHFQLKRTNISQFIGDTVLDLTNAQIPYGETKINISAFVGDIKVYIPDDMDLGVSVNGSSFIGDMQVLEQSRSGFMSNVQCKTPYYKESGKKVRINVSCFIGDVKVKTVG from the coding sequence ATGAAACGAAGGTTCACCAGCCAGGTACTCGGAGGCCTGCTCCTCATCGGTCTGGGAGGAATGTTCCTGCTCCGGCAGATGGGCTACACGGATTTCAGTCTGGGTTCACTGATTTCCACCTATTGGCCGGTTATTCTGATCGTGATGGGCGTACAGCGGTTTTTGGCCCCGGATGAGCAGCATTCAAGATTCTCGGCAACACTCGGCGGATTCATCTATCTGGCCATCGGGGTGTTTTTCCTGGGACGGAATTTAGACTGGTTCTACTACTCGGCAAGCGATTTCTTCAAAATGCTGATTCCGGTCATGCTGATCGGCGGCGGATTATCTGTCATCTTCAGACCGCGGCGTAACACTCCGCCTGTACCTCCGGCACCGCCTTCACCGCCCGGCTACTACCCGCCTGGACCCGGTAAGAGTCCGCTGGATACAGCGCCGCCCGCTCCGCTGGAGTCTACGCTCGATCAGCAGTTCGAGCAGAAATTCGGCAAACCGGCTGGCAGCGTGGACCGGAACTGGAATGATTATCTGCATAAGAATGAGGAAGACGCAGACGGTAACCCGCTGCATGCCTCGGCAGATACCCGCTGGGAGGAGAAGCAGGAGCGCCAGGAGCGCAGACGCCAGGAGCGTCAGGAACGGCATGCCCGCCGTCATGGCGAATGGCATGAGGAGTTCCAGGATTCCGGTCATGATAAGGATGCGACGAACCGCTCGGCTTTTATCGGCGATGTGCATATGGGCAAGGAGCATTTTCAGCTGAAGCGGACCAATATTTCACAGTTCATCGGGGATACGGTGCTGGACCTGACCAATGCGCAGATTCCTTACGGCGAGACGAAGATTAATATCTCTGCTTTTGTCGGCGACATTAAGGTATACATTCCAGATGATATGGATCTGGGTGTGTCTGTGAATGGCAGCTCGTTCATCGGTGATATGCAGGTGCTTGAGCAGTCGCGCAGCGGGTTCATGAGCAATGTGCAATGCAAGACGCCGTATTACAAGGAATCAGGCAAAAAGGTCCGCATCAACGTTAGCTGCTTCATCGGTGACGTTAAAGTTAAAACGGTGGGTTAA
- a CDS encoding response regulator transcription factor produces MSLVKVLLVDDHDMVRMGLKTYLMLDPMFEVIGEAANGHEALAMLRELGQESLPDLVLMDLMMPVMNGAETTRAVLAEFPGLKIVILTSFLEDDLVVDAIEAGAVSYVLKTVSAEELIYALQGAYRGMPVMTGDVSQALTRGIRQRTVQGDTSGLTEREKEVLLLIAEGKTNKDIGEELHISIKTVKTHVSNLLMKCELDDRTQLAIYAHRKGWAQG; encoded by the coding sequence ATGAGTCTCGTAAAAGTACTGCTTGTAGATGATCACGATATGGTGAGGATGGGCCTCAAAACTTATCTGATGCTGGACCCGATGTTTGAAGTGATCGGAGAAGCAGCCAACGGTCATGAAGCGCTGGCGATGCTGCGTGAGCTGGGACAGGAGTCGCTGCCGGATCTGGTGCTGATGGACCTGATGATGCCGGTAATGAACGGGGCTGAGACCACCCGCGCGGTCCTGGCTGAATTCCCCGGGCTCAAGATTGTCATCCTTACCAGCTTCCTGGAGGATGATCTGGTGGTTGATGCGATTGAAGCCGGAGCTGTCAGCTACGTGCTTAAGACCGTCTCCGCAGAAGAGCTGATCTATGCGCTGCAAGGCGCCTATCGCGGCATGCCGGTGATGACCGGCGATGTGTCGCAGGCACTGACCCGCGGCATCCGCCAGCGCACGGTCCAGGGAGACACCTCCGGCTTGACCGAGCGGGAGAAGGAAGTGTTGCTCCTGATCGCTGAAGGCAAGACGAATAAGGATATCGGCGAGGAGCTGCATATCAGCATCAAGACCGTGAAGACCCATGTCAGCAACCTGCTGATGAAATGCGAGCTGGATGACCGCACTCAGCTGGCGATCTACGCCCACCGCAAGGGCTGGGCGCAAGGGTAG
- a CDS encoding ROK family protein, whose translation MRIANANLMKEINLNNVRQVMKRMETATKPQLAAMTKLSVVTVNSLVKELSGLGELFEDLVVPSNGGRPAQTYRFNYNFSLALVMYVTEKAGKVLVSVTVINLKDDILMKDEHIIPVFERDFFYTIIEHALSQYPAIKVIGIGIPGQAVNGEIKVSSLRELTGSRLIEEIETRFGLPILVENDVNAAISGYCMKHSEGEEQYLLGLYFPNGYPPGMGIYLNGSILKGNQGMSGEVKFLPDMPEWSLEMTRDAFIAATCRILQTVNAVLAPDRIVIYQDRVEEEVWTTAWTAYQLQHPMPVYPEVVLQHTFQDDFEHGLRRLTLKELEPEPA comes from the coding sequence ATCCGAATAGCAAACGCCAATCTGATGAAGGAAATTAACCTGAATAATGTGCGCCAGGTGATGAAACGTATGGAGACGGCTACAAAACCCCAGCTAGCCGCAATGACCAAGCTGAGCGTAGTAACTGTGAACTCATTAGTTAAGGAACTGTCCGGGTTAGGGGAGTTGTTTGAAGACTTGGTGGTGCCTTCCAACGGGGGGAGACCTGCACAGACCTATCGTTTTAATTACAATTTCAGCCTCGCATTAGTGATGTACGTGACAGAAAAAGCGGGAAAGGTCCTGGTCTCCGTCACAGTTATCAATCTGAAGGACGATATTCTGATGAAGGATGAACATATCATCCCGGTTTTCGAAAGAGATTTTTTCTATACAATCATTGAACATGCACTGAGTCAGTATCCTGCCATCAAGGTGATTGGCATAGGTATTCCGGGACAGGCGGTAAACGGTGAAATTAAGGTCAGCAGTCTCCGGGAACTGACGGGTTCACGGTTAATAGAAGAGATTGAGACCCGGTTTGGGCTGCCTATTCTGGTGGAGAATGATGTGAATGCAGCGATCAGCGGATATTGTATGAAGCATAGCGAAGGCGAAGAGCAATATTTACTGGGTCTCTACTTTCCGAACGGTTACCCGCCGGGTATGGGGATCTACCTGAACGGCAGCATCCTGAAAGGAAATCAGGGGATGTCAGGAGAGGTAAAGTTCCTTCCCGATATGCCTGAGTGGAGCCTGGAGATGACCCGGGACGCATTCATAGCGGCAACCTGCAGGATCTTGCAGACGGTGAATGCTGTGCTGGCCCCGGATAGAATTGTCATCTATCAGGACAGAGTGGAAGAAGAAGTCTGGACAACGGCCTGGACGGCCTATCAGCTTCAGCATCCCATGCCTGTCTATCCGGAGGTCGTCTTACAGCACACCTTCCAGGATGATTTCGAGCACGGTCTGCGGAGGCTGACTCTGAAGGAGTTAGAGCCGGAGCCCGCCTAG
- a CDS encoding 3D domain-containing protein — translation MNKMGLYQRFWCLFVTIVLMLTAAGIFPDYARKSVQARGMEDTAGQHGSSIQKQSPVDRQQAGSASRLGGSSRAVQPDAADKAAKPEVQAAKPKNAVKAPGSVPVAAPAPEQIITSLKVMATGYTAGYESTGKTAKHPEYGITYSGVKVRRDKNAVSTIAADPKVLPLGSILYIPGYGYGIVADTGSAIKGRKIDLYFSTTKQVYKEWGKKSVVVQVIKRGDGKCTESMLKSLGHAIQTYNAVPQYLLEEAI, via the coding sequence ATGAACAAAATGGGCTTATACCAGAGGTTTTGGTGTCTTTTCGTCACGATCGTCCTTATGCTGACCGCTGCCGGGATCTTCCCGGATTACGCGCGCAAGTCGGTTCAGGCGAGAGGGATGGAAGACACTGCAGGGCAGCATGGAAGCAGCATACAGAAGCAGTCACCCGTTGATCGTCAGCAGGCCGGCTCAGCATCCCGTCTTGGAGGCTCCTCTAGAGCCGTACAGCCGGATGCCGCAGACAAGGCTGCTAAGCCAGAGGTACAGGCAGCTAAGCCTAAGAATGCTGTCAAAGCACCCGGCTCGGTTCCAGTAGCCGCTCCGGCTCCAGAGCAGATTATCACCTCGCTGAAAGTAATGGCGACCGGCTATACAGCCGGATACGAATCCACCGGCAAGACCGCGAAGCATCCGGAATACGGGATTACGTATTCAGGAGTTAAGGTACGGCGGGACAAGAATGCGGTATCCACGATTGCAGCGGACCCGAAGGTGCTGCCGCTGGGAAGTATTTTATATATACCGGGTTACGGATATGGAATTGTGGCCGATACCGGATCGGCAATCAAAGGGCGCAAGATCGATCTCTACTTCAGCACCACCAAGCAGGTCTACAAGGAATGGGGCAAGAAGTCGGTCGTGGTTCAAGTGATCAAGCGCGGCGACGGTAAATGCACGGAAAGTATGCTGAAGAGCCTTGGCCATGCTATCCAGACTTATAATGCGGTTCCGCAATATTTGCTGGAAGAAGCGATTTAG
- a CDS encoding sensor histidine kinase, giving the protein MGIFSNTKWMLLVYFLLSGGVTAGLMYAGTCLGYIQVVDTRMWIYLCLGIVLFTVIIGYIAGQRIQRRIDHLDLNMLQVAKGNMSVRMPESEDQSFARVYHEFNIMMDTVEKKMKRLQQLGEQEVIEKEKAAESAVLEERRRMARDLHDTVSQQLFAIHMSASSLPKVLERSAEHGRTVMDQLISMSQMAQKQMRALIAQLRPVELEGRNLFEALEKWFPDYCRQNGLKGVKELELQGELSEAIEHQLFLIIQESMANIVKHAGARVVSLSLREVPRQVVLSISDDGQGFEHVQHKQGSYGLTTMRERAEKLGGQVEIISRRGAGTTIRVHIPKFVQGRAETAAEGTEADSEEA; this is encoded by the coding sequence ATGGGGATCTTCAGTAATACCAAGTGGATGCTGCTGGTGTATTTCCTGCTTAGCGGCGGGGTGACGGCAGGGCTGATGTATGCCGGGACATGCCTGGGCTATATTCAGGTGGTGGATACCCGGATGTGGATCTACCTGTGTCTGGGCATTGTACTGTTCACAGTCATCATCGGCTACATCGCCGGTCAGCGGATTCAGCGGCGGATCGATCATCTGGATCTGAATATGCTGCAGGTGGCCAAGGGGAATATGTCGGTTCGGATGCCGGAGAGCGAGGACCAGTCTTTTGCACGTGTCTACCACGAATTCAACATCATGATGGATACGGTCGAGAAGAAGATGAAGCGGCTCCAGCAGCTCGGAGAACAGGAAGTTATTGAGAAGGAAAAGGCAGCGGAGAGCGCGGTACTGGAAGAGCGCAGGCGTATGGCCCGGGATCTGCATGATACGGTGAGCCAGCAGCTGTTCGCTATTCACATGTCCGCCTCTTCGCTGCCTAAAGTGCTTGAACGCAGCGCCGAGCACGGCAGGACGGTGATGGATCAGCTGATCAGCATGTCCCAGATGGCGCAGAAGCAGATGAGGGCGCTGATCGCACAGCTGCGTCCTGTAGAGCTGGAGGGGCGCAATTTGTTCGAGGCACTAGAGAAGTGGTTCCCGGATTACTGCCGTCAGAACGGGCTCAAAGGGGTGAAGGAGCTGGAGCTTCAGGGTGAGCTGTCCGAAGCGATTGAGCATCAGCTGTTCTTGATTATTCAAGAGTCGATGGCGAATATCGTGAAGCATGCCGGTGCACGGGTGGTCAGTCTGTCCCTGCGGGAGGTGCCGCGCCAGGTGGTACTGAGCATCAGCGATGACGGCCAGGGCTTCGAGCATGTGCAGCACAAGCAAGGCTCTTACGGGCTCACGACCATGCGTGAGCGTGCCGAGAAGCTCGGCGGCCAGGTAGAGATTATCAGCCGCAGGGGAGCGGGAACGACGATCCGCGTACATATACCAAAGTTTGTCCAAGGCCGCGCGGAGACGGCTGCTGAAGGGACAGAGGCCGATTCTGAAGAGGCTTGA